From one Sus scrofa isolate TJ Tabasco breed Duroc chromosome 9, Sscrofa11.1, whole genome shotgun sequence genomic stretch:
- the NAMPT gene encoding nicotinamide phosphoribosyltransferase, with product MNAAAEAEFNILLATDSYKVTHYKQYPPNTSKVYSYFECREKKTENSKIRKVKYEETVFYGLQYILNKYLKGKVVTKEKIQEAKEVYKEHFQDDVFNEKGWNYILEKYDGHLPIEVKAVPEGSVIPRGNVLFTVENTDPECYWLTNWIETILVQSWYPITVATNSREQKKILAKYLLETSGNLDGLEYKLHDFGYRGVSSQETAGIGASAHLVNFKGTDTVAGIALIKKYYGTKDPVPGYSVPAAEHSTITAWGKDHEKDAFEHIVTQFSSVPVSVVSDSYDIYNACEKIWGEDLRHLIVSRSTEAPLIIRPDSGNPLDTVLKVLDILGKKFPVTENSKGYKLLPPYLRVIQGDGVDINTLQEIVEGMKQKKWSIENIAFGSGGALLQKLTRDLLNCSFKCSYVVTNGLGINVFKDPVADPNKRSKKGRLSLHRTPGGNFVTLEEGKGDLEEYGHDLLHTVFKNGKVTKSYSFDEVRKNAQLNIELEAAPH from the exons GTTACTCATTATAAACAGTACCCACCCAACACAAGCAAAGTTTATTCCTACTTTGAATGCCgtgaaaagaagacagaaaactcCAAAATAAGGAAAGTGAAATATGAGGAAACAGTATTTTATGGGTTGCAGTACATTCTTAATAAGTActtaaaag GTAAAGTAGTGACCAAAGAGAAGATCCAAGAAGCCAAAGAGGTGTACAAAGAGCATTTCCAAGATGATGTCTTTAATGAAAAGGGATGGAACTACATTCTTGAG AAATACGATGGGCATCTTCCAATAGAGGTAAAAGCTGTTCCTGAGGGCTCTGTCATTCCCAGAGGAAATGTTCTCTTCACAGTGGAAAACACAGATCCAGAGTGTTACTGGCTTACAAATTGGATTGAg ACTATTCTTGTTCAGTCCTGGTATCCAATCACAGTGGCCACAAATTCTAGAGAGCAGAAGAAAATATTGGCCAAATATTTGTTAGAAACATCTGGTAACTTAGATGGTCTGGAATACAAGTTACATGATTTTGGCTACAGAGGAGTCTCTTCCCAAGAG ACTGCTGGCATAGGGGCATCTGCTCATTTGGTTAACTTCAAAGGTACAGATACAGTAGCAGGaattgctttaattaaaaaatactatggGACGAAAGATCCTGTTCCAGGCTATTCAGTGCCAGCAGCAGAACACAG taCCATAACAGCTTGGGGGAAGGACCATGAAAAAGATGCTTTTGAACATATAGTAACACAATTTTCATCAGTGCCTGTATCTGTGGTCAGCGATAGCTATGACATTTATAATGCGTGTGAGAAAATATGGGGTGAAGATCTAAGACATTTAATAGTATCAAGAAGTACAGAGGCACCACTAATAATCAGACCTGATTCTGGAAATCCTCTTGACACTGTATTAAAG GTTTTGGATATTTTAGGAAAGAAGTTCCCTGTTACTGAGAACTCAAAGGGCTACAAGTTGCTGCCACCTTATCTTAGAGTTATTCAAGGAGATGGAGTAGATATTAATACCTTACAAGAG aTTGTAGAAGGCATGAAGCAAAAAAAATGGAGTATTGAAAATATTGCCTTTGGTTCTGGTGGAGCTTTGCTACAGAAGTTAACGAGAGATCTCTTGAACTGTTCCTTTAAATGTAGTTATGTCGTAACCAATGGTCTTGGG ATTAATGTCTTCAAGGACCCAGTTGCTGATCCCAACAAAAGGTCCAAAAAGGGCCGATTATCTTTACATAGGACACCAGGAGGGAATTTTGTTACActtgaggaaggaaaaggagaccTTGAGGAATACGGTCAT GATCTTCTCCATACTGTCTTCAAGAATGGAAAGGTGACAAAAAGCTATTCATTTGATGAAGTAAGAAAAAACGCACAGCTGAATATTGAACTGGAAGCAGCACCTCATTAG
- the NAMPT gene encoding nicotinamide phosphoribosyltransferase isoform X1: protein MEKNLVVTHYKQYPPNTSKVYSYFECREKKTENSKIRKVKYEETVFYGLQYILNKYLKGKVVTKEKIQEAKEVYKEHFQDDVFNEKGWNYILEKYDGHLPIEVKAVPEGSVIPRGNVLFTVENTDPECYWLTNWIETILVQSWYPITVATNSREQKKILAKYLLETSGNLDGLEYKLHDFGYRGVSSQETAGIGASAHLVNFKGTDTVAGIALIKKYYGTKDPVPGYSVPAAEHSTITAWGKDHEKDAFEHIVTQFSSVPVSVVSDSYDIYNACEKIWGEDLRHLIVSRSTEAPLIIRPDSGNPLDTVLKVLDILGKKFPVTENSKGYKLLPPYLRVIQGDGVDINTLQEIVEGMKQKKWSIENIAFGSGGALLQKLTRDLLNCSFKCSYVVTNGLGINVFKDPVADPNKRSKKGRLSLHRTPGGNFVTLEEGKGDLEEYGHDLLHTVFKNGKVTKSYSFDEVRKNAQLNIELEAAPH from the exons GTTACTCATTATAAACAGTACCCACCCAACACAAGCAAAGTTTATTCCTACTTTGAATGCCgtgaaaagaagacagaaaactcCAAAATAAGGAAAGTGAAATATGAGGAAACAGTATTTTATGGGTTGCAGTACATTCTTAATAAGTActtaaaag GTAAAGTAGTGACCAAAGAGAAGATCCAAGAAGCCAAAGAGGTGTACAAAGAGCATTTCCAAGATGATGTCTTTAATGAAAAGGGATGGAACTACATTCTTGAG AAATACGATGGGCATCTTCCAATAGAGGTAAAAGCTGTTCCTGAGGGCTCTGTCATTCCCAGAGGAAATGTTCTCTTCACAGTGGAAAACACAGATCCAGAGTGTTACTGGCTTACAAATTGGATTGAg ACTATTCTTGTTCAGTCCTGGTATCCAATCACAGTGGCCACAAATTCTAGAGAGCAGAAGAAAATATTGGCCAAATATTTGTTAGAAACATCTGGTAACTTAGATGGTCTGGAATACAAGTTACATGATTTTGGCTACAGAGGAGTCTCTTCCCAAGAG ACTGCTGGCATAGGGGCATCTGCTCATTTGGTTAACTTCAAAGGTACAGATACAGTAGCAGGaattgctttaattaaaaaatactatggGACGAAAGATCCTGTTCCAGGCTATTCAGTGCCAGCAGCAGAACACAG taCCATAACAGCTTGGGGGAAGGACCATGAAAAAGATGCTTTTGAACATATAGTAACACAATTTTCATCAGTGCCTGTATCTGTGGTCAGCGATAGCTATGACATTTATAATGCGTGTGAGAAAATATGGGGTGAAGATCTAAGACATTTAATAGTATCAAGAAGTACAGAGGCACCACTAATAATCAGACCTGATTCTGGAAATCCTCTTGACACTGTATTAAAG GTTTTGGATATTTTAGGAAAGAAGTTCCCTGTTACTGAGAACTCAAAGGGCTACAAGTTGCTGCCACCTTATCTTAGAGTTATTCAAGGAGATGGAGTAGATATTAATACCTTACAAGAG aTTGTAGAAGGCATGAAGCAAAAAAAATGGAGTATTGAAAATATTGCCTTTGGTTCTGGTGGAGCTTTGCTACAGAAGTTAACGAGAGATCTCTTGAACTGTTCCTTTAAATGTAGTTATGTCGTAACCAATGGTCTTGGG ATTAATGTCTTCAAGGACCCAGTTGCTGATCCCAACAAAAGGTCCAAAAAGGGCCGATTATCTTTACATAGGACACCAGGAGGGAATTTTGTTACActtgaggaaggaaaaggagaccTTGAGGAATACGGTCAT GATCTTCTCCATACTGTCTTCAAGAATGGAAAGGTGACAAAAAGCTATTCATTTGATGAAGTAAGAAAAAACGCACAGCTGAATATTGAACTGGAAGCAGCACCTCATTAG